The Poecile atricapillus isolate bPoeAtr1 chromosome 35, bPoeAtr1.hap1, whole genome shotgun sequence genomic interval CCGTGAGCTGGGGGATCCCAGTGGAACTTTCAGTGCCAGCTCCCCAATAGCTGAGGCTGATCTGGGAGGTGGAACAGCTCAAGgcttttcacacacacacacgagaACCTTTTGAAGGGTCACAGAGACAGAGCTGGCCCATAGCAGCTCCAAGAGGGCTCAAAACTCCCCCTCCAGATCCTCCACAAATCCCCAAGGCCGTGCTCTGGTGTACGTGTCCTCAGGTGgggaccaggctctgctcccagggaacaagggacaggacaagagggaagaGCTTCAAGCTTtgtcaggggaggttcaggAATTTCTGAAttcatcaggaggaatttcttccgtggaaagggtggtcagacACTGgaagggcagctcagggaggtggtggaatccccatccctggagggaatCCATGCACATCCCTCACAGGTTTCTCTGCTTTCCAAGTGAAATGCTCACCCTGTTTGGATGTTGTGGACACAGCAGGACCACCCCTGGGACCAGCCCAGCCCTTTGTTGCTCCCACACGAATTGGCAGTTCCACGGGATGGGAGCACCAACAGACAGGGAGACATTTCCTCTGGGCTCCTGCTTGAAACCAACGGCTACAGCAAACCGATGGCCTTGATTCAGggccagagaggggaaaagaggcaCAGCCACAGGGCAAACTGCTGGCAAACACTGAGGAGGAGTGCCAGGATGAAAGGATACGTGTGAGGCAGTGCCGGGTCATCGGGAGGGACGGGTTGGAGCATCGGACATCATCAACAAAGGCCAAGCAGCGCTGGCTGGAGCGGGTGGTGTGTGCCTGAAAtcacggaatggtttgggtaAGAGAGACTGGAAAGCTCCTTTAGCTCCTgctcccatgggcagggacaccttccactaccccaggttgctcccaagccccatccagcctggccttgggcacttccagggatggggcagccacagctgctctgggcaccctgtgccagggcctccccaccctcacacgGGGGAATTTGTTCCAAATATCCCACCTAAACCTCTCATCtcttagtttaaaaccattccctcttgtcctgtcactgcctgctTATTTAGAactccctctccctctttttaTAAAGTTTTCTTTAGGCAATGGAATGGACTCAGACCCAGGAGCTCCCACAGACCAAAGAGCTCCCAAAAACCTGAGAGCCTTGAGAAacccacaagtttccacaacCCATGAGCTCCTAAAGACCCAGGAgctcccaaaaatcctcaagcTTCCAAAcaccctgagctccctttcctccaggctgatccccccagctccctcatctCCTCAGGAGTTTTCCAGACCTTTCCTgtgctccagtcccttccccagctccattcccttctctggactccaCCCTCAATGTCTTCCTTGCTGCAAGGAGCCCAATCCTGACCCCAGCATCCAAGGTGTGGTCACCAAGAGCTCCCACAGAGCCgagagctcctgcagccacaCAAGCTATCACAGACCCAGGAGCTCCCATAAACCCAAGAGCTCCCACGAGCCTCAACAAACCCAGGAGCTTCTCCAAACCCAGGAGGGTGTcagccagggctgtccctgcaggaaaGCTGTTACATCTGCCAGGGGAAGACACAAGAGACCCATCCAGGATGTCCCCACGGACCTGCTGGGCCGCACCATCGGTGGCCAGGACCCTTCTCTCCCGGAGCTGCCGGTGCAGCAGAGCCTCCACCCCGTAGCGCTGCCGGTAACGCCGCAGGCACTTGAGCCGCTTCAGATTCTCCCTCTCCTTGGCCATCAGCCCCTCTGGCCCTGTCAGGAGGCTGCTTCCTGCAGGAATAAAGGAAGAGTTAAGAATCTCCACCcacgtttttttttttttggcatcaAGGGGCCAGATCAGCCATCAAAGGCTCTGAGGGCTCCATCCACTGGACCAACAGAAGAGCAGCTTTGGGTGATGCCTGGCAGTGCAGGTTCCATCCCAAAATTTATCCTGACCTCTTCACACACACCAGGAACACTTGGGCCCACagagtatttttaaaacctcctttaaaaataattcagccaCTCCCGTCCATTGTGATTTCAGCAGCAGAATAGAAGCTTGTCAAATTCCAGGTCACTCCTGTGCGAGTTCTGGAAGCTTCCCGCCAGCATTCCTGGTGTAATTACAGGGCAATGCTCAGGATCTGCTTTTCTCTGACTCGTTTGCTAAAAAGAGTTCTGCAAAATTGGTATGTACGAAACTCCTGGTTATTTTTACTCGAGCCTGAGCTGAATTATGGCGTTTTCCAGGATGAGCTATTAAAGGATGATGCTGGAAAAAAAGAGTCCTTTGCTCTGCAATACTTGGGATCAGTTACACAACTCGGTTTTGCCTCTGTTgaactgggaattcctgctTCCAAGAGCATATTCTGCACAGGGAGAATGCCAGCAGAGGCAGAGGGAAAGCTGCATCCCTGCTAAGGAGGAATAAGCCAGTACAGCAGCACTGGTGTTACTGGAATCAACTCCTGTCCACACACCAAAGGCCTTAAGGATGAATATTTTTTGTTCGTAAAAGCAAAAAACAGGAAATCCCAGTACAAAATAAGCACTTTTGTCTCAGAATTAACATTATAGCTCATTTCCTGCCAACACTGCAAGCTCTGAAGAGCAAAGAAATGCACTGGAACTTCAGTGATATGGATCTCTGGGCACAGGACCagcacagaatcatggaatcactcTGGAAGAGCTCTCCAGGATCagagtccaacctgtgactgatcctaccttgtcaaccagaccagagcactgagtgcaatgtccagctgttccctgaacacctccagggacgggGACTCCAGCACGTCCCTGAGCActtccaatgcctgacaaccttttccacagagaaaagtccaacccaaacctcccctggcacagtttgaggccattccctcttgtctcACTGTCCGTGGGAGCAGATcctgatccccacctggctgcaccctcccgTCAGGGAGTTACAGAGAGTGAGATGGTCCCACCTGAGatcccttttctccaggttcagcccctccccagctccctcagctctccAGAACCTTCTCCTTGTGCACCAGCCACTTCCCCAGCCCCTCAAAGAAACACCTCCTCTGAGTGTGGAACCCTCCCCTTACCCTGCTCTGAAATCTGCCTCTAGAAAGGCCCAAACCCCCCCATTTTAGCAGATTTCTGTGCACACCCTCAGGCAGGAGGTCTGAGCTCACCAATGGCCTCATGctctcccttcctgctgtgcaggaACCGACGCTTCTTCTCCTTCAGCAGGTGCTGGAGCCGCTTGAACTGGTCGATGTAGAGGGACTGGAGCCGGATCAGCTTCTCCCGCATGATCAGAGCCACCTCCTCAGCCGTGTACACACCAGCATGCCTGCAAAACCCACGGAACAGGGGCTGCTTGGCAGGGACCCTCACGACTGATCCCCCCCAAAGGGTGGGGGGACCCCTCAGGGCTGATCCCTGAAGGCTCTGGGGATCCCGTGGGTTTTTTGCCACTGAAGAGCCTGGGGGTCTCTCAGGAACGAACCCCCAAAGGGTGTGGAGGTCTCTCAAGGCTGAACCCCTAAAGGTGTGGGGATCCTTCAGGGCTTATCCCCCTCAGGGCTTATCCCCCTCAGGGTGTGGGGATCCCTCAGGGTGTGGGGATCCCTCAGGGCTTATCCCCCTCAGGGTGTGGGGATCCCTCAGGGCTTATCCCCCTCAGGGTGTGGGGGATCCCTCAGGGCTTATCCCCCTCAGGGTGTGGGGATCTCTCAGGGCTTATCCCCCTCAGGGTGTGGGGAGTCCCTCGGGCTAGTTGCCACAAAAGGTGTGGAGGTCCTTCAGGGCTAGACCCCAAATGACATGGAGGGGTCCCATGGGGCTGGCCTCCTGAAGGGTGTGGGGGTCCCTCAAGGCTGAACCCCCAAAGCCTGGGGAAGCCTCTCAGGATAATTCTTCCAAAGGGTTTGGGAGTGCCTCAGAGCTGATGCCCCAAAGGATTTGGGAGACTCTCAAGGTTTGATTCTCTGAATCTGTGGGGCTCTCTCATGATTATTATTATGTGGAGGTCCCTCTGGGCTGTTCCCCCCCACAAACAACACTGATGTTATTGGGAACACTCTGGGTTACACCATCAACAAATGATGAGCTGAAATACTCAATTTCAGGCTTTTTTGAAGAGATGGGAtcacccagagaagctgctgtgTGATCCATTACACTCTGGAAGAGGATGAGCAGCAAGTGCTTGCCAGAAAACCCCAGCTCCAGGATCTGAGAGTATCCACAGCCAACAAACCACGTGGGCACAAATCCATGAAAAACCCCAGATACCGTCATGTTTTTAACACAACCACTGTGCCCAGAGCCACAGCAAGCCCAGAACATGGAATATGTGTGTAGCAGTCAGCAGCCACCATGGAATCCCAGAGATTGGAAAAGCTTTCCAGGGATAGGGACTGcaccaccttcctgggcagTTCTAATGCTTGACAACTCTTTCCATGAAGAagttcctcctgatgtccaacctgaacctctcctggcacagacTGAGGctgtttccccttgtcctgtcccttgtttcCTGAGAGCAGAGCCTGATCCCCACTTGGCTGCAGCCTCGTCtcagggagttgtggagagccagaaggttccccctgagccttttttccaggctgagccctcCCAAAATGTAACATGGATTTAATTCCCCAGCCTACTTGAGGGGATCCTCCTGGTCGCTGTCGATGCTGTCGGCTTCACTGTCAGGGTCCCCACGCCATGTCTGCTCCACGGTGACAGGGTCCTGCTCGCAGTCACTCCAGCTGTCCTCGTCTGCAAGACACAGCACCGAGACTCACAGCACACTGTCCCACACCCCAGCATGGCCAGGGACACTCTGGAGCTCAGCCCCATGGAGCTGAGCCGGCTCTGCCTCATGCCAAGAGGCAATTCTCCACCCCAAAACTCTGAGAGAGGGACATGGAGCAGGAAACAGGAAACCTCCCAGCTTGGAACAGCCAGAACACACTGGGAATGATGCTTCAGCCTTCCCATTAACCACAGAATTCCAGTGGTGCTATTTAGCAGCCCTACTAACACTTCCATGCTAAAGCTGCAGGATCTGGGTCTGGTGGTGTGATTTCTCTGCAGGTGAGACACACCAGGCTTCACAAAACCCCAGCTTTCACTCCCAGACCACGGGATCTTTTTCCCACTGGACTGAAGGGATATTGCTGCCTTTGGGTTTGATGCCTTGGAGGGGctgcctggaacagaggctagacaagGTTAAGAGAATAAAGTGGGTATTTATTTAAGGCCTTCAGTAGATACAACTTGGGCTGTCAAAACTCTCCCagaggctacacccaagatggatgCTGGGCACGAGTTTTTCAGACAGATCTAACTTTGGTCCATTTACATCTCAAGGGTTAATCCTCCAATTAAaacttcaggtaatgaagtcacgTTCCCTCAGTTCACTCCCCAccaattcacttttgtttacaCTTTTTGGGGCCTGAGGCTGGAGGGTGTCCTTGAGTTTCAGGCCTAGAGGGATTGTTCTGTCCATCCCAAATGTGAACACAGTAGCAAACGCTTCACAGGGAGCTTAGAGTTCTGCACCAATGCAGTCCAGGGAttgaaaaatagaaatgctGAAATGCTGAGGCATCAGGTTCAAGGCTTACCCAGGATTCTGCTGGCCTCGCTGCGGCTGCTCTCCGTGCTCTGGGAGCCCAGCTCTGCGCGGGCGTAGGAGCTCAGCTGGCACAGGAGGGTCTCACCCACGGGCCCGGGGTTGGATTTCTTCAGCTGAGCCTGGAGCGCCAGCGCGTTCCGTCGGGCGTGCTCCGCACAGAATGATGTGCTGCAGGACAAAGCACAGGCTCAGCACAACCCACAGCCAGGAAAGGAACTGGACAATAATTTGGGTTGTacaagaagaacatgaagaagaaagaagaagggataagagacaacaccctaaatcctccatcttgtcttctgctttctgaactaactttttcacccagtgaattaagaaaactctctaatctacacacacttcTAGCTTTTGTATCTAACTtgaacagttgttttcatgtatcaccatgaaaacatgctcatgaatttcgtattatatgaaattcagtgtttttctggatcttagagttaagtatcagaaacaagggcacacactctgtatgCCAGACTCCAACACTTAACCAGGCAGTGACAGAAATCAGCACAGGGTGCCTTACAGGCAGCATCAGTGTCGCTTTTCCAGCCTCCTCAGGGTTGCTCTGACATTCCCATCAGAgcctgcagagccagagcttcccctgggcagtgccctgagctgggagggctctgcagagcagagctgagcccccagggctgggctgggtttgggcagtgctggcagttCTTCTTTTAGGAAGAACCTAAAAGCTGATctgagctccctcccagcctgaCCCCGGCTTGctctcctggctcctgctgctggaatcCCTCCTCCATCACCAAACCCCAAAGCAATTCCCAGCTTTGCCTCcaacagcactgctcagcaatcTCAGGAGCATCCAAACACTCAGGGACACCTCCCtcacaccagcagctcccatggATCCCCAGCCTTTGCTTTGGCCTCAGTGCATTCCTCAGGCTTTCAAGCCTGTTGGCTGAAATGCAGGATGATGATGCCACAATAATCTGGGGATTAAAATCTTCCTGTTTTCCTCATGAGAGACAAAATGGGGGTGTGGGGGGAAAATCCTCTTTTGAAGAGGCCCCTCAAGGGATTGAAATGCGCACAGCCATTCCAGAGGAGCAGCCACCAACCCTGCAATAGCTCCCAAACCTTCTGCATTCCTGCATTTCCACAGAATCCCAGCATGCTTTGGATTGGGAGGGAATGTAAAGATCATCCAGGTCCACCCCTGCCACGGCCAGGGACaatttccactatcccaggttgctccaagccccgtccaacccagccctggacacttccagggaccatggggcagccacagcctctctgagcAAAATGTGCAAGGGCCTCCCCAATCTCACAGGGAGAAATTTGTTCCAAATATCCCATCCtgcctctggcagtgggaagccattccctcttgtcctggcactccacCCCTTGTAAATAGTTTATCCAACTTCCTGCAACCCCTTCAGGCACTTTTAGGTTACAATTAGGTCAAATCTGAGCCTCTCTTTTCCAGAATAATTCTAattctctcagcttttccttctagaagagctgctcctgcctctgctcatCTTGGTGCCTCTCTGAACTCACTCCAACTGCTCCAtgtttttcctgtgctggggtCAGGGCTGGAAGCAGCTCTGGATGCAAGGTttcacctgagcagggcagaagGGAATTGGCCAAGGCAAAAGGTTCCTGGCACCTGGAATCTCTCACAGGGAGCTGGATGCAGGTCCAGCCTGGGAATGCACAGAGCCCACCCACCACAGTGGGAGCATCACCTCAGGCAGCAGGGAGTGAGAAGAGCTTCCAGTTAAAGCCAGTGAGGTGGGTGAGTTTCTGAGCTCTTCTGCTTCTAAATGTTCTCACTGGACTCTGCCTTCCCCACATTTTATGGCACAGGGACCAGTGTGGAGACAACCACTGTCCACATCCCAGTAAATCCCTGGAAGCAACGCTCCTTTGAGGAATCTGCGTTCTGTCATCCACAACTGTtccatcccttccatccccAACACTCCAGCACTTTAACAGCcgaagggaagcagcagcacaagcaggTCAAAGCTCCACAGGGATGTGAGTGGCTGCTCTGGGGATTatcccctggcacaggcagcgggatgtgctgggatgagggagggacagcacaCATGGATCCAGTGCAgggcctggagcactgcagccACCTTCTGCTGGGCCAGGGCACAGCTCACAGTCCCAAATTAACTCCATGGAGTCTTTCTCCAGCttaaaaacactttgaaaaaagGAAGATGCTTCTCAGAGGTAACCCAAATGCAGCAGCTGAAAGAGAAGAACCATGGAATATCctgaaagggacccacaaggatcaccaagtccatctcctggccttgaacaggacatcccaaaatcccaccatgTTCCTGGGTGCATTATCCAAACACTCCTTGGGCTCTGGCAGGGTTGTGAatgtgaccactgccctgagGAACTGTTCAAGTGCTCAACTGGGAGAAGAAccttttcccaaaatccagtataaaacctcccctgacacagctccagctgttccttCAACATggaagacaaagagaaaaacctCCCCTTGCCTGTTTTAATTCCACAGAGTTTGGGACTGGAAAACCAGGAGGCAGAGCCACTCACCCATCCTTCTTCTCAGGTTTGGGAGCAGCGTTGGGACAACGCTTCCCGTTCTTTGTGGACACGTAGCTGCACTGTTTGAAGGGAGCATTCCTGTCCTCGAGGATGTGCTTGATGCAGAATTCCTGCCCTTCCAggcggggctgggagcagggccggGGGGCGAAGGCACAGCCCAAGGGCTCCTGCGGCCGTGGCACCGGGGTCAGGCGGCCTCGGCTCGTCGGCAACACGTGAATCCGGATCCTGTTCATCCCCACGCTGCAGAAGGGATGCAGAGCAAGCAAAGGGAATGGAATAAAAcgctgataaaataaaaagtagcaGCGGGAAAGAAGTTGAATAAAAGCCTGACCCCTTCAGCAGAAAATGAGGGTTCTTCTATGGAGATAATTCCCAATAATGTCCGAGGGAACTTTTAGCCCTGCAGAAATCCTCTTCTCCCAGTGCACCTCCAGTGCATCTCCTCGGTGTTCCCAGTGCCTATCGCCTCTATCCCGACATATCCCGGTGACTCGTCCTGCCCCGCTACCGGTGTCCATCCACGCCtccatcccagcacatccccacTGCCTATCCAGCCTCAGCCACCGTCTATCCCGGTCTTTTCTGGTGCCCATCCCGCTCCATCCGAGCCCTTCTCCCGGTGCCCATCCCGGTCTATCCCCGCCTCTGTCCCGGTGCCCATCCTGATCTATCCCCGCCTCTATCCcgctccatcccagcccttctcCCGGTGCCGATCCCGGTCTGTCCCCGCCTCTATCCCggtccatcccagcccttctcCCGGTGCCCATCCCGGtctgtcccagcccctctcccggtgCCCATCCCGGTCTATCCCCGCCTCTGTCCCGGTGCCCATCCTGATCTATCCCCGCCTCTATCCcgctccatcccagcccctctcccggtgCCCATCCTGATCTATCCAGCCTCTATCCCggtccatcccagcccctctcccggtgCCCATCCCGGtctgtcccagcccctctcccggtgCCCATCCcgctccatcccagcccctctcccggtgCCCATCCCGGtctgtcccagcccctctcccggtgCCCATCCcgctccatcccagcccctctcccggtgCCCATCCcgctccatcccagcccctctcccggtgCCCATCCCGGtctgtcccagcccctctcccggtgCCCATCCCGGtctgtcccagcccctctcccggtgCCCATCCCGGtctgtcccagcccctctcccggtgCCCATCCcgctccatcccagcccctctcccggtgCCCATCCCGGtctgtcccagcccctctcccggtgCCCATCCCGGtctgtcccagcccctctcccggtgCCCATCCCGGtctgtcccagcccctctcccggtgCCCATCCCGGTCcgtcccagcccctctcccggtgCCCATCCCGGTCTGTCccggcgccccccgcccgcgcACGTGCTCTGCTGCCGCGCTCCCGCGCATGCGCGCTCCGGCCGCCCCTGCGCCGCCATTTTGTCCGCGGGCGGCGGGCGTGAGGGGCGCCCCTGAGGGGCGCCCAGACAGCGCTGCCGGAGCGGAGAGCGGGAGAAAAGCCGCCTCCGGGACGGTTCAGGACGGAGGAGCCCTGGAGAAGCACTCGGGCGCAGCGATAAGGAGCAAACCGGGCCCTATTGCGAgcaggagccgccgccgccatcttaCCTCTCTGCCGCCGCGGCCTCCGCGCTGCCGCGCCGTGCGCCCGCCCCGCCACCTCACTGGCCCGCCCACCAGCCAATCAGCGGCGAGCATGGGGGCGTTCCCGCGCGCAATTGGCTGAGCCTGCAGTCACTCACGCAGGGAGTGACCACGCCCCCGATGTCACGTGGGGGCAGCACGGCGGGAACGCGGCACGtgggggcggcgggagcggggcgggtTCCCGGGCCAGGAccggggacaggggaggggcgAGGGCTCCGGGCCAGGAccggggacaggggagggacgAGGGCTCCGGGCCAGGAccggggacaggggagggacgAGGGCTCCGGGCCAGGAccggggacaggggagggacgAGGGCTCCGGGCCAGGAccggggacaggggaggggcgAGGGCTCCGGACCAGAACCgggggcaggggaggggcgAGGGCTCCGGgccaggacaggggacaggggaggggcgAGGGCTCCGGGCCaggactggggacaggggacggGCGAGGGGTCCGGGCCAGGACCGGGGAGGGACGAGGGCTCCGGGCCAGGAccggggacaggggagggacgAGGGGTCCGGGCCAGGACCGGGGACAGGGGACGGGCGAGGGCTCCGGGCCAGGAccggggacaggggagggacgAGGGGTCCGGGCCAGGACACCGCGGGGAGGGGGCCCTGGAACCCGACCCGGAGTGGGGGGGACCCGGAACAGGGCACTCGAGGTGAGGGCGAGTCCCGGGGATTTGAGGGATAGAATTCCCGGCTTCGAAACCCGGGGGAAGTGAGCCGGGACTGGGCGGGGGCTTTGGCTCTGGGTGAGGAGACGCTCGAGGTAGGGCGGGTTTCGTCCCAGAGCATCACCATGAGCCCCTCTGGCATCACTCGGTCCCCTCCCGGTTTCGAGAGAGCCACGAACCGACACTGCTCCCCACAGGGAAGGGCAGAGCCTCGACATCCCGGGAGGAGCTGCCTCCAAAATGGAAGGGAAACAAGGGATGGGCCTTGCCCAGAACCTGAAATGTACGAATTGGTCCCAAAACTGGACCAAATCTGTCCCCACATCCTTGGAGGGGGTTTGGCAGCAGCAATTCCTCCCAAAAACAAGCTCGACATGGAACAAGAGTTTCCCAAAACCATCCAGAGACCACCTATTTATTGAAGGTCAGAAAAGTCAAGCctaagaagaaaggaaataggGCCTTCCCAAATATTCAACCCAAACCATGGCAGGTCCCCTGGCACTGGGCTGAGGTTCCAGAAGCTGCTTCCAGCTAAGCTGGGAACAGCCAAGTGCCAATGTGATTCCCTGAAGAGCTGCCCTGGGCATGGTGCCTACAGGACCAGCCTGGAACTTTCTCATCCCACATCCCACTGGGAACGTGCCCCCCCGAGATCCCCCACACTCCCAGGGTTTCCAGTGGAAATCCTAGGATCTGAAGGAGCAAGGAATGGA includes:
- the KANSL2 gene encoding KAT8 regulatory NSL complex subunit 2 isoform X1; translation: MNRIRIHVLPTSRGRLTPVPRPQEPLGCAFAPRPCSQPRLEGQEFCIKHILEDRNAPFKQCSYVSTKNGKRCPNAAPKPEKKDGTSFCAEHARRNALALQAQLKKSNPGPVGETLLCQLSSYARAELGSQSTESSRSEASRILDEDSWSDCEQDPVTVEQTWRGDPDSEADSIDSDQEDPLKHAGVYTAEEVALIMREKLIRLQSLYIDQFKRLQHLLKEKKRRFLHSRKGEHEAIGSSLLTGPEGLMAKERENLKRLKCLRRYRQRYGVEALLHRQLRERRVLATDGAAQQAHTTRSSQRCLAFVDDVRCSNPSLPMTRHCLTHICQDTNQTLFKPCQGSEEVPCNKPVPVSLSEEPCCPLHLRLPPQMYVPEQVLAVPQELGAAPTDLYLSAAELQPTESLPLEFSDDLDVVGDGMQCPPSPLLFDPSVTLDPSLRDMAEAPIDILALEEPDRGSSCAPLVPAAEGPAQQSHLPFQPGPRDQQQPEGTAPARGAAANGSLEPGAVS
- the KANSL2 gene encoding KAT8 regulatory NSL complex subunit 2 isoform X2; this translates as MNRIRIHVLPTSRGRLTPVPRPQEPLGCAFAPRPCSQPRLEGQEFCIKHILEDRNAPFKQCSYVSTKNGKRCPNAAPKPEKKDGTSFCAEHARRNALALQAQLKKSNPGPVGETLLCQLSSYARAELGSQSTESSRSEASRILDEDSWSDCEQDPVTVEQTWRGDPDSEADSIDSDQEDPLKHAGVYTAEEVALIMREKLIRLQSLYIDQFKRLQHLLKEKKRRFLHSRKGEHEAIGSSLLTGPEGLMAKERENLKRLKCLRRYRQRYGVEALLHRQLRERRVLATDGAAQQAHTTRSSQRCLAFVDDVRCSNPSLPMTRHCLTHICQDTNQTLFKPCQGSEEVPCNKPVPVSLSEEPCCPLHLRLPPQMYVPEQVLAVPQELGAAPTDLYLSAAELQPTESLPLEFSDDLDVVGDGMQCPPSPLLFDPSVTLDPSLRDMAEAPIDILALEEPDRGSSCAPLVPAAEGPAQSHLPFQPGPRDQQQPEGTAPARGAAANGSLEPGAVS